GACCAATGATGTCCCATCGAAATTATTTGGGACAAGTAACAGGATATCTTTCTAATTTAAGCTTGTACAATAAATTAATAACATAACTACAGAAGAATTTTTCATACTTTATATTTCTGAATGACAATTAAGTTACTTGTTTGACAGACGGATGAAATAACTGCAGTATTTCCAATGCGTTTTAAAGATAAGTCTGATGTAATTCTTGCAACAGCTTTCTTTCAGGTTAGTAGCTGAGATTGAGAAAAAGAGCAAGGGTCTTCCCTGACTTAAGAGTTTGGAAATCGAACTCTTGTTGATATACCTTTTATTTGATTCTTGTTGATAGGAACTCATGGATGTGGGACGTTCAGAAGCAGGGGCTAAAGCACCACCATGCACCTGGTCACCCATCCCTCCTCCTGAGTTGAGGGGAGAACCCTTTGAAGATTTGAGCACTAATGGAGGATTTGTCTCTTTTGGTACCAAAGCTAGAGCCATCTATAAAGTGACTCAGAACCAAACCATATTCTGATCAATTAATGAAAAAACTATCACAGAATCAAAATATCCTTTCTTAGTTATTATTTTCCTCAGTTGAAGCAGACAAAAAAATAAGAACTAAAAAGCATGATCAATCCTCTATTTCATACTTTTCAACATATTAACCAACAACCAAACTTTCTGATGCTTTAAAGTGTACAACATGGCaattctaattttaattttcagtgtGATAAGTGAATGTTGAGTAAGATTGGTCTAAGAGCATATTGCATGATGCATCCACAGAAATTTCTTCACGGCACATTGAAAGAAAAAGGCTAGACAAGACTGTATGGAGTCTATTGAACTTCTATGCCTGCGTGAAATATCACATAAAGGTAAAATTCTATAGTTGTTTTTGGAATTGTGAAGCAGCATAATTCTAGCATCTTCAGGCTGATATGATTTTGCAAATAGTCCACCAGAGGCTTTCTACAAAGAAGAATGAGGAAACGCATGGAAGGTTTGGTTGAGGTAATTAACTTAAAAGTTTAATGCAAGCTGGATTTTGGTCTgccgataataataataaaccaaTATCTTCACACTTAAAAGCAAGTTGAGATTGAAAAAAATGCCAAAACTTCGCAGAAATAAGCATATTCAAACCCAGTGACAAATGGAGCCCAACAAGATAGAACCACTTACTTTACCTTTTGCAAGTTGCAGGTGCTGCAGAAGGCAAGCATAGAAGAGGATGTACATTTTAAGAAAATCCAAGGTATGCCTTGAGCTGGTGTATTTAAAAAAGAGAAcgtaaagaaaaaaatataaatgaatggaaaattaaaaatacaaaagaaTGTGGTGGCTGCTATTTTTTGTTTCAATGGTTGCAAAATTGAAAATAGATCTTAATAATCCTGTGAAATCTAGCCTCTACAAGCATTTTGACATTCAAATTGGCATTATACAATATTTCATTTGTTTATTACATTCTCCTAGAAAAGTTCTGCAATAGAATGATGACGGAACAAATGGTGACTACAAAAAGTTCCTTAAATCTATTGGTCTtgagtatatatatttttctctccTTGATAAAATGTATTTATTACATGATGCAGGATGTAGGTGTGTAAGgaaactaaaaacaaaaactcTCAAACAAGGATGTAAGAGTTTCAAAAAGAAGATCAAAAGGATCCGTTCGCGCATTAAAATCCACAGATTCAGTCATTTTCGTCGAAGGTGGTTGACAATTCCAAAGTTCTCTTCAGCATTGAAATATACAAAATTAGATTGACGTTATTCATTACTATTACATCACCATATTTGATCAATTGACTGCAAGTATAACTTCACAGCCAGCAgcggtcttcttcttcttcttcttcttcttcttttttctacaATGTTGTAACAGTGGAGTATTACAGTCATTTAATAACAGGGATGGGTAAAAAAAATTATCCTAGATGACCCTGGCAAACTTGTATAAATTgctcacttttttttttgttttaataggTAAATAAGTTCACAAAGCCAACAACAACAACAGGGATCGAATCCTAGCCTCCCTCGCAGCGTCAGCCAAGGAATGGGCCATTGCCCACATTTTTGTTTTAACAGGCAGATAAGCACACACTCTTAACAcctacacacatacatacacataaatACTTACGAATGGCGCAATATAACTTGAGGTGGATAGCTATGTTCCTACACACTTGTCTAATGAACAATGCATAAAAGTTTGTgaatgaaaaattcaaaattgtGTTCAGAGTACCTCAAGCCAGCATTTGAGGAGCAAAAAAGATATTCCTTGTAAAATATCAGGCTTTCTTTGCTGGGATATCACTTGTAAGacaataaaaccaaaaaaaactGACAAAAACACTGAATAAAAATACAACATCTCGATATATAAGAATAGAAGTACGATTTACATTGTGCATGTCTAATTACAGTCGAACCCAGTTTCTACACCACaaggaaatgaaaagaaaattaaaaaaaaaaaaattgatcaagTCATGCTTACTTTAAGGTGAACAACCATAGCATCTGGTTTTGATCAAGGAAACCAAGCAAAAggaaacaata
This genomic stretch from Malania oleifera isolate guangnan ecotype guangnan chromosome 3, ASM2987363v1, whole genome shotgun sequence harbors:
- the LOC131152086 gene encoding actin-related protein 2/3 complex subunit 2B, translated to MACFEKASRALKEILLKLHSAEQTLEIDHYLYEFGSVKYHIQSSASDPHHAYLSISTPLLSQGVPLSYGLPHYMMQLVKGICSDAVEIVEHAKEGYQLTLRLNFSKIPKGKESVKIITEISTVQTIILSSQLKEILRNASSKDTFQGIYKPIKLVYHPREPFFVIIQTDEITAVFPMRFKDKSDVILATAFFQELMDVGRSEAGAKAPPCTWSPIPPPELRGEPFEDLSTNGGFVSFEISSRHIERKRLDKTVWSLLNFYACVKYHIKSTRGFLQRRMRKRMEGLVEVLQKASIEEDVHFKKIQGCRCVRKLKTKTLKQGCKSFKKKIKRIRSRIKIHRFSHFRRRWLTIPKFSSALKYTKLD